In the Acomys russatus chromosome 13, mAcoRus1.1, whole genome shotgun sequence genome, one interval contains:
- the Cd163 gene encoding LOW QUALITY PROTEIN: scavenger receptor cysteine-rich type 1 protein M130 (The sequence of the model RefSeq protein was modified relative to this genomic sequence to represent the inferred CDS: substituted 1 base at 1 genomic stop codon) gives MGRHGMVLLEDSGSPGKCVSGYKRIFHIGFFILAVTSLVNVSAVTNSPGGMKKELRLTGGENNCSGRVELKIHEKWGTVCSNGWSTNEVSVVCQQLGCPTSIKALGWANSSAGSGDIWMDKVSCTGNESFLWDCKHEGWGKHNCTHQQDVGVTCSDGSNVEMRLVNGANRCLGRVEVKFQGKWGTVCDDNFSKDHASVVCKQLGCGSAISFSGSAKFEAGSGPIWLDDLACSGNESALWDCKHRGWGKHNCDHSEDVAVICLEGADLSLRLTDGMSRCSGRLEVRFQGEWGTVCDDSWDVHDASVVCKQLGCPTAITATGRVNASEGSGPIWLDNIACKGHEAALWECKHPEWGKHYCHHREDAGVTCSDGSDLELRLVGGGSRCAGTVEVEIQKLVGKMCSRGWKLTDADVVCRQLGCGSALQTQAKTYSKTKEATNTWLFPGTCMGNETSLWQCRNWQWGGLSCDHYEEAQVTCSGHREPRLVGSEIPCSGRVEVKHGDTWGSICDFDLSLEAASVVCREKECGTVISILGGAHFGEGSGQIWAEEFQCTGDESHLSLCSLAPPLEGTCTHSRDVSIVCSRYTEIRLADGKSSCEGRVEINVLGAWGSLCNSHWDIEDAHVLCQQLGCGVARSTPGGAHFGKGAGQVWRHMFHCTGTEQHIGDCLVTALGAPTCSEGQVASVICSGNKSQILLPCTSSSSVQTTSSTIPKESDVPCIASGQLRLVGGGGRCAGRVEVYHEGSWGTICDDSWDLIDANIVCKQLDCGVAINATGSAHFGEGTGSIWLDEINCQGQESHIWQCHSHGWGRHNCRHKEDAGVICSEFMSLRLTNEAQGETCTGLLEVFYNGTWGTIGSSNMSPTTVGVVCRQLGCADNGTVKPTPSGKTASRPMWIDNVQCPKGVNTLWQCPSSPWEQRETSNSKEAWIVCDNKIRLKEGHTDCSGRVEVWHKGSWGTVCDDSWDLKDAQVVCKQLGCGQAVKALKEAEFGPGTGPIWLNEVKCRGNESSLWDCPARPWTHSDCGHKEDASVQCLPSECQQPGLSWTLWXQRQARFVALLIMGVIILGLLVTSLLWTLKRRQIQRFAVSSRGEILIHRVQYQEMDSKANDLDLLKSSENSNDSFGFNADGLMSLSKYLPISGIKKGAIQRHTEKENDNL, from the exons ATGGGCAGGCACGGAATGGTTCTTCTTGAAGACTCTGGATCTCCTGGTAAATGTGTCT CAGGTTATAAAAGAATTTTTCATATAGGTTTCTTCATCCTAGCTGTGACCTCACTTGTCAATGTCTCGGCTGTCACTAATTCTCCCG GAGGAATGAAAAAGGAACTAAGACTGACTGGTGGTGAAAACAACTGTAGTGGGAGAGTGGAACTTAAGATCCATGAGAAATGGGGGACAGTGTGCAGTAACGGCTGGAGCACGAATGAGGTTTCTGTGGTTTGCCAGCAGCTAGGATGCCCGACTTCTATTAAAGCCCTTGGATGGGCTAACTCCAGTGCAGGCTCTGGGGACATCTGGATGGATAAGGTTTCTTGTACAGGAAATGAGTCGTTTCTCTGGGACTGCAAACATGAGGGGTGGGGAAAGCATAACTGTACCCACCAACAAGATGTTGGAGTGACCTGCTCAG ATGGATCCAATGTGGAGATGAGACTGGTGAATGGAGCCAACCGGTGTTTAGGAAGAGTAGAAGTGAAGTTCCAGGGAAAGTGGGGAACAGTGTGCGATGACAACTTCAGCAAAGATCATGCTTCTGTGGTTTGTAAACAGCTTGGATGTGGAAGTGCCATTAGTTTCTCTGGCTCAGCTAAATTTGAAGCTGGTTCTGGACCAATCTGGCTTGACGACCTGGCCTGCAGTGGGAATGAATCAGCTCTCTGGGACTGCAAACACCGAGGATGGGGAAAGCATAACTGTGACCATAGTGAGGATGTCGCAGTGATTTGCTTAG AGGGAGCAGATCTGAGCCTGAGACTGACAGATGGAATGTCCAGATGTTCAGGAAGACTGGAAGTGAGATTCCAAGGAGAATGGGGGACTGTGTGTGATGATAGCTGGGATGTCCATGATGCCTCTGTGGTGTGTAAGCAACTGGGGTGTCCAACTGCCATCACTGCCACTGGTCGAGTTAATGCCAGTGAGGGGTCTGGACCAATTTGGCTTGACAATATTGCCTGCAAAGGACATGAAGCAGCTCTTTGGGAATGTAAACACCCAGAGTGGGGAAAGCATTACTGTCATCACAGAGAAGATGCTGGGGTGACTTGTTCTG ATGGATCAGATCTGGAACTGAGACTTGTAGGTGGAGGCAGTCGCTGTGCTGGGACTGTGGAGGTGGAGATTCAGAAGCTGGTAGGGAAGATGTGTAGCCGAGGCTGGAAACTGACAGACGCGGACGTGGTTTGTAGACAGCTTGGATGTGGGTCTGCACTTCAAACACAGGCTAAGACCTACTCCAAAACCAAGGAGGCGACAAATACATGGCTCTTCCCTGGCACTTGTATGGGGAATGAAACTTCTCTTTGGCAATGCAGAAACTGGCAGTGGGGCGGCCTTTCCTGTGATCACTATGAAGAAGCCCAAGTTACCTGCTCAG gtCACAGAGAACCCAGACTGGTTGGATCAGAAATTCCATGCTCTGGTCGCGTGGAAGTGAAACACGGCGACACGTGGGGCTCCATCTGTGATTTTGACTTGTCTCTGGAAGCTGCCAGCGTGGTGTGCAGGGAAAAAGAATGTGGAACAGTCATCTCTATACTAGGGGGAGCACATTTTGGAGAAGGAAGTGGACAGATCTGGGCTGAAGAATTCCAGTGTACTGGGGATGAATCCCATCTTTCGCTGTGCTCTCTGGCGCCCCCTCTGGAAGGAACTTGTACCCACAGCAGGGATGTCAGCATAGTCTGCTCAA GATACACGGAAATCCGCCTGGCAGATGGCAAGTCCTCCTGTGAGGGAAGAGTAGAGATCAATGTGCTTGGAGCCTGGGGGTCCCTCTGCAATTCTCACTGGGACATCGAGGATGCCCATGTCTTATGTCAGCAGCTTGGCTGTGGAGTTGCTCGTTCTACTCCAGGAGGAGCACATTTTGGGAAAGGAGCTGGTCAGGTCTGGAGGCACATGTTTCACTGCACTGGGACTGAACAGCATATAGGAGACTGCCTCGTGACTGCTCTGGGTGCGCCGACGTGTTCCGAGGGGCAAGTGGCGTCTGTAATATGCTcag GAAATAAATCCCAGATACTGTTGCCATGTACGTCATCATCTTCGGTCCAAACAACGAGCTCTACCATTCCGAAGGAAAGTGACGTTCCCTGCATAG CGAGTGGTCAGCTTCGTTTGGTAGGTGGAGGTGGTCGCTGTGCTGGGAGAGTAGAGGTCTATCACGAGGGCTCCTGGGGCACCATCTGTGATGACAGCTGGGATCTGATTGATGCCAACATCGTGTGCAAGCAGCTGGACTGTGGCGTGGCTATTAATGCCACTGGTTCTGCTCACTTTGGAGAAGGAACAGGGAGTATCTGGCTGGACGAGATCAACTGCCAAGGGCAAGAATCTCATATTTGGCAGTGCCACTCACACGGCTGGGGGCGCCATAACTGCAGGCACAAGGAGGATGCAGGCGTTATCTGCTCAG agttcatgtctctGAGGCTAACCAATGAAGCCCAGGGAGAGACCTGTACAGGTCTCCTGGAAGTGTTCTACAATGGTACATGGGGCACTATTGGCAGCAGCAATATGTCTCCAACCACTGTGGGGGTGGTGTGCCGTCAGCTGGGCTGTGCAGACAATGGAACCGTGAAACCTACACCTTCAGGCAAGACAGCATCCAGGCCCATGTGGATAGATAATGTGCAGTGCCCAAAAGGAGTTAACACTTTGTGGCAGTGCCCCTCATCACCAtgggagcagagagagaccaGCAATTCCAAGGAGGCTTGGATCGTCTGTGACA acaAAATAAGACTGAAGGAAGGACACACAGACTGTTCTGGACGTGTGGAGGTGTGGCACAAAGGCTCCTGGGGAACCGTGTGTGATGACTCCTGGGATCTTAAGGATGCTCAGGTTGTATGTAAGCAGTTGGGCTGTGGTCAAGCTGTGAAGGCGCTAAAGGAAGCAGAATTTGGTCCAGGAACCGGGCCCATATGGCTCAATGAAGTGAAGTGCAGAGGGAATGAATCTTCCCTGTGGGATTGTCCTGCCAGACCATGGACTCACAGCGACTGTGGGCACAAGGAAGACGCTTCCGTGCAGTGCCTCCCAAGTGAGTGTCAACAACCTGGACTGAGCTGGACTCTTTGGTAGCAACGACAAGCCAGGT TTGTTGCACTCTTGATCATGGGGGTCATTATATTGGGCCTTCTCGTCACATCCCTCTTGTGGACTCTGAAGCGAAGACAGATTCAGCGCTTTGCAG TTTCCTCAAGAGGAGAGATTTTGATACATCGAGTTCAGTACCAGGAGATG